A genomic region of Ignavibacteria bacterium contains the following coding sequences:
- a CDS encoding cell division protein ZapA, with translation MKIKIFDREYSLVVDNEERARNVSEYVNSLMNDLNVDMNGQPPHTIAIVAALNIANDYFIEKENSAKDLKEATDRLNKLNLLLEDISS, from the coding sequence TTGAAAATTAAAATATTTGACCGTGAATATTCATTAGTGGTGGATAACGAAGAGCGTGCACGGAATGTAAGTGAATATGTAAACTCGCTAATGAATGATCTGAATGTGGATATGAATGGTCAACCTCCACATACAATCGCAATAGTTGCAGCTCTGAATATCGCAAATGATTATTTTATTGAGAAAGAAAACTCGGCTAAAGATTTAAAGGAAGCAACTGATCGATTGAATAAGTTAAACCTCCTTCTTGAAGACATTTCCAGCTAA
- a CDS encoding phenylalanine--tRNA ligase subunit beta → MRVSLNWLKNYIDISNYSPIDLKNILTNSGLEVEAIEEIGKSLEGFVVGEVISKEKHPNADKLSVCKVNDGKEIYQVICGAPNVEAGQKIVFAPLGVIIPGTGEKLKKAKIRGVESFGMICSEMELGLGDDHTGIVVLDNNAPIGMPINEYLGLNDYVLEIGITPNRPDALSHVGIARELSALTKKKFVFPKIDFDEVEDRIEKYLKVEIENEIDCPRYCARMVRNVKVKESPQWLKNYLTNVGIRPINNIVDVSNFVMLELGQPLHTFDARLIEGGKIIVKNADENEKFVTLDGKERILDSSMLMICDAVKKIAIAGVMGGANSEISENTKDVIIESAYFNPKSIRRTSKKLGLSTESSYRFERGVDYKNTLVAANRAAQLIAELAGGEIIGGYIDENPVKFDDVEVELRVSRTNKILGIELTRDEIVDILQRLNIQVQKSNGDILICTIPSFRPDLTREIDLIEEVARIYGYDKIPGDSRINFEISIEKIQPRLEDKIREILTGYGLYEVMNNTLLSEDEAHFDNLKSVKILNPISQELSHLRTSLIPGLLKTVSLNHRFSEFDLQLYEIGRVMIAKKENVVGVDDYVELEKLGICLTGKLIDKNWKENAIVSDIFYLKGIVEALLEKLSLDNINFTSYYASENAFYSIEIKVFIGKTYIGSLYKMTEDYLKKFDIEKPVYIAEFDLGLLKTLPKSSIVFKKLSNYPKVERDISFFVDNDIAYEKIEKVIWSAADRLLVNVYLFDLYFDPKKSDKKSLAIRLEFQSYEKTLTAEEVEARVNKITSSLEKELNIQLRKLN, encoded by the coding sequence ATGAGAGTATCACTTAATTGGTTAAAAAATTACATCGATATTTCAAATTACTCGCCGATTGATTTAAAAAACATTCTTACAAACTCAGGCCTTGAAGTAGAGGCAATTGAGGAAATTGGTAAATCTTTGGAAGGTTTTGTTGTTGGTGAAGTCATTTCGAAAGAAAAACATCCCAATGCTGATAAACTTTCCGTTTGTAAGGTAAATGACGGAAAAGAAATTTATCAAGTAATTTGTGGTGCACCAAATGTTGAAGCTGGACAAAAAATTGTTTTTGCTCCTCTCGGTGTAATTATTCCAGGCACTGGTGAGAAGTTGAAGAAAGCAAAAATTCGAGGTGTCGAATCATTTGGAATGATTTGCAGCGAAATGGAACTCGGGCTCGGCGATGATCACACTGGTATTGTGGTTCTTGATAATAATGCCCCGATTGGTATGCCAATAAACGAATATCTAGGATTAAATGATTATGTCTTAGAAATTGGTATTACACCTAATAGACCTGATGCATTAAGTCATGTTGGTATTGCACGTGAGCTTTCTGCATTAACTAAAAAGAAATTTGTCTTTCCAAAAATTGATTTTGACGAAGTTGAGGATAGAATTGAAAAGTATTTGAAAGTCGAAATTGAAAATGAAATCGATTGTCCTCGATATTGTGCAAGGATGGTTAGAAATGTTAAAGTAAAAGAATCACCACAATGGTTAAAAAATTATCTAACCAATGTCGGTATAAGACCAATTAACAACATAGTTGATGTGTCCAATTTCGTTATGCTTGAACTTGGTCAACCGCTTCACACATTTGATGCTCGATTAATTGAAGGTGGTAAGATAATTGTTAAGAATGCAGATGAAAATGAAAAGTTTGTTACGCTTGATGGTAAAGAGCGTATTCTCGATTCTTCAATGCTGATGATTTGCGATGCTGTCAAAAAAATTGCAATCGCGGGTGTAATGGGTGGTGCAAATTCTGAAATTTCTGAAAATACTAAAGATGTAATAATTGAAAGTGCATATTTTAATCCTAAAAGCATTCGAAGAACGAGCAAAAAACTTGGATTGTCAACTGAATCATCATATAGATTTGAAAGAGGAGTAGATTATAAAAATACTTTAGTTGCTGCTAATCGAGCAGCACAATTGATTGCAGAACTGGCAGGAGGCGAAATAATTGGCGGATATATCGATGAAAATCCAGTTAAGTTTGATGATGTCGAAGTTGAGCTTCGTGTTTCTAGAACTAATAAGATTTTAGGTATAGAATTAACACGCGATGAAATAGTTGATATCCTTCAGAGATTAAATATTCAGGTGCAAAAATCAAATGGAGATATTTTAATTTGCACAATTCCATCCTTCAGACCAGATTTAACGAGGGAAATTGATTTAATTGAAGAAGTTGCACGGATTTACGGTTATGATAAAATCCCGGGCGACTCAAGAATAAATTTTGAGATATCAATTGAGAAGATTCAGCCTAGACTGGAAGATAAAATTAGAGAAATTTTAACTGGCTATGGGTTGTACGAAGTAATGAATAATACTTTATTAAGCGAAGATGAAGCTCATTTTGATAATTTAAAGAGTGTAAAAATTCTTAATCCAATCAGTCAGGAACTTTCTCATTTAAGAACAAGCTTAATTCCCGGTTTGTTGAAGACAGTTTCGTTGAATCATCGTTTTAGTGAATTTGACCTTCAACTTTATGAGATTGGCAGAGTAATGATTGCAAAAAAAGAAAATGTAGTTGGTGTTGATGATTATGTAGAGCTTGAAAAACTTGGAATTTGTTTAACTGGTAAATTAATCGATAAGAATTGGAAAGAAAACGCGATAGTTAGTGATATATTTTACTTGAAAGGAATAGTCGAAGCATTGCTGGAAAAACTTTCGCTTGACAATATTAATTTCACTTCTTATTATGCTTCCGAAAATGCGTTCTATTCTATTGAAATTAAAGTGTTTATTGGAAAAACTTATATTGGTTCTTTATATAAAATGACAGAAGATTATTTGAAAAAATTTGATATCGAAAAACCCGTTTACATCGCCGAGTTTGATCTTGGATTATTAAAGACTTTACCGAAATCTTCTATTGTATTCAAAAAGCTTTCAAATTACCCGAAGGTTGAAAGAGATATAAGTTTCTTTGTAGATAATGATATTGCTTACGAGAAAATTGAAAAAGTTATCTGGAGTGCTGCAGATAGACTTTTGGTGAATGTTTATTTGTTTGATTTATATTTTGACCCTAAAAAATCAGATAAGAAAAGTCTTGCCATAAGATTAGAATTTCAATCTTATGAAAAGACTTTGACAGCAGAAGAAGTTGAAGCAAGAGTTAACAAAATAACCTCATCTCTTGAAAAAGAATTAAACATTCAACTCAGGAAATTGAATTAA
- the mltG gene encoding endolytic transglycosylase MltG, which produces MQKVKLIKVLTTEDWLIVLATFILVLMFGLNWFFNNNDLVQNEPIKIYIKKGMNFSQIADTLKKYKIINSKMAFIATGKFLGAETKIKSGYHLLKYGLSNYDYLNLLVTGKNLVNVRVTIPEGLTLKEIARIFEQTFDFSSDDFLKIASNQELLKRYEVEHTSFEGYLMPDTYEFAELDNPEIVLTRLADEFKKFYDEKIKPKERDVGLSKNQIVTLASIIEGETNFVDEMPRIAGVYLNRLKRNMKLQADPTVAYASGDKPNRITYNHLKNNSPYNTYIVYGLPPGPINCPGKDALIAAVNPEKHNFLYFVASGDGKSHIFARTYSEHLKNVSRYRRLMR; this is translated from the coding sequence ATGCAAAAAGTTAAACTTATCAAAGTTCTTACCACAGAAGATTGGTTAATTGTTTTAGCTACATTCATATTAGTATTAATGTTTGGATTAAATTGGTTCTTTAACAACAATGATCTTGTTCAAAATGAACCAATTAAAATCTACATTAAGAAGGGGATGAATTTTTCACAGATTGCTGACACTTTGAAGAAGTATAAGATTATCAATTCTAAAATGGCTTTTATTGCGACTGGTAAATTTCTTGGTGCTGAAACAAAAATTAAAAGTGGTTACCATTTATTGAAATATGGACTATCTAATTATGATTATTTGAATTTACTGGTGACTGGTAAAAATTTGGTGAATGTTCGAGTAACTATTCCGGAAGGATTAACTCTGAAAGAAATTGCCCGAATATTTGAACAGACCTTTGATTTTAGTTCCGATGATTTTTTAAAAATTGCATCAAATCAAGAATTACTTAAAAGATACGAAGTTGAGCATACTTCATTCGAAGGGTATTTAATGCCTGATACTTATGAATTTGCTGAACTGGATAATCCCGAAATAGTATTAACAAGGTTAGCAGACGAATTCAAAAAATTTTATGATGAGAAGATTAAACCAAAAGAACGGGATGTTGGTTTATCTAAAAATCAAATTGTAACCTTGGCTTCTATTATTGAAGGAGAAACTAATTTTGTTGATGAGATGCCTCGTATTGCTGGGGTATATTTAAATCGATTGAAAAGAAATATGAAATTACAAGCTGATCCGACTGTAGCCTATGCCAGCGGAGATAAACCAAATAGAATTACTTATAATCATTTGAAGAATAATTCACCTTACAACACATATATTGTTTATGGGCTTCCTCCAGGTCCAATTAATTGTCCAGGTAAAGATGCATTGATTGCAGCTGTCAATCCTGAGAAGCATAACTTTTTATATTTTGTTGCATCAGGTGATGGTAAAAGTCATATTTTTGCCAGAACCTACTCAGAACATTTGAAAAATGTATCTAGATACAGAAGGTTGATGAGATGA
- the rny gene encoding ribonuclease Y, which translates to MELYILIPLIVIFSVALFFIGWTLNSQVGKQSIASAEKQAKKIIEEAEREANNIKREKLLEVKDEWFKKKQAFEQEVTNKKNNLQNYERQLKIREEAIDKKTELLEKKEKQIQDLEAKLNEKISEYEQKTQQLNALIEEQTHRLEKIAGLTQDEAKKMLVENLINEAKTEAAQMIKQIRDEAKAEAKKEARNIIVQAIQRSAADHSVETTVSVIQIQNEEMKGRIIGKEGRNIRAFEAATGVDVIVDDTPEAVILSAFDPFRREVAKVALERLIADGRIHPARIEEVVEKVKIDLEDQIIEDGENTLIELGIHGMHPELVRLIGKMKYRQSYGQNLLVHSKETAILAGIMAAELGLDPVLAKRGAILHDIGKVLDRNTEGPHALIGAEIAKKYNEHPIVVNAIASHHEDVEMEHPIAAIVQAADAISGARPGARREPLETYIKRLEKLEALAKSFEGVAKTYAIQAGREVRVVVEHEKIDDLNAEKLAQEIAARIQEEMEFPGQIKVVVIREVRKIAFAK; encoded by the coding sequence ATGGAACTTTATATTTTAATACCTTTGATTGTGATTTTCAGCGTTGCGTTGTTTTTTATTGGATGGACTTTAAACTCGCAAGTCGGAAAACAAAGCATTGCATCTGCTGAAAAACAAGCTAAAAAAATTATTGAAGAAGCCGAACGAGAAGCAAACAACATAAAAAGAGAAAAGCTTCTTGAAGTTAAAGATGAGTGGTTCAAGAAAAAACAGGCTTTCGAACAGGAAGTCACCAACAAGAAAAATAATCTCCAAAATTATGAACGTCAGCTTAAAATTCGTGAAGAAGCAATTGATAAAAAGACCGAACTTTTAGAAAAGAAAGAAAAACAAATTCAGGATCTTGAGGCAAAATTAAATGAAAAGATTTCTGAATATGAGCAGAAAACTCAACAATTAAATGCGCTCATTGAAGAACAAACTCATCGCCTTGAAAAGATTGCAGGACTCACTCAAGATGAAGCTAAGAAAATGTTGGTTGAAAATTTAATTAATGAAGCCAAAACTGAAGCTGCTCAAATGATCAAGCAAATTCGTGATGAAGCAAAAGCAGAAGCGAAGAAAGAAGCTCGAAATATTATTGTTCAAGCAATTCAAAGATCTGCTGCTGATCATTCTGTTGAGACAACTGTTAGCGTCATTCAGATTCAAAATGAAGAGATGAAGGGTAGAATAATAGGCAAGGAAGGAAGAAACATCAGAGCATTTGAAGCCGCAACTGGTGTAGATGTGATAGTTGATGACACACCTGAAGCAGTCATCTTATCAGCATTTGATCCATTTAGAAGAGAAGTTGCGAAAGTAGCTCTTGAAAGATTAATTGCCGATGGAAGAATTCATCCAGCAAGAATTGAAGAAGTTGTTGAAAAAGTGAAAATAGATCTCGAAGATCAGATTATCGAAGATGGTGAAAATACATTAATCGAACTTGGGATTCATGGGATGCATCCTGAACTCGTTCGTTTAATTGGTAAAATGAAATATCGTCAAAGCTATGGACAGAATCTTTTGGTGCATAGTAAAGAAACAGCAATACTGGCTGGAATTATGGCAGCAGAACTTGGTTTAGATCCAGTATTAGCAAAGCGTGGTGCAATACTTCATGACATTGGAAAAGTTTTGGATAGAAACACCGAAGGTCCTCATGCGCTTATTGGTGCCGAAATTGCAAAAAAATATAATGAACATCCAATTGTTGTAAACGCTATTGCATCTCACCATGAGGATGTTGAAATGGAACATCCAATTGCAGCTATTGTCCAGGCTGCAGATGCAATAAGTGGAGCAAGACCAGGTGCCAGAAGAGAACCGCTTGAAACTTATATAAAGAGACTAGAAAAATTAGAAGCACTTGCAAAGTCTTTCGAAGGTGTTGCTAAAACTTACGCAATTCAAGCTGGACGAGAGGTTAGAGTTGTTGTTGAACATGAAAAAATTGATGATTTAAATGCTGAAAAATTAGCGCAAGAAATTGCTGCAAGAATTCAGGAAGAAATGGAATTTCCAGGACAAATCAAAGTTGTAGTTATTCGAGAAGTTCGCAAAATTGCATTTGCGAAATAA
- a CDS encoding DUF1343 domain-containing protein: protein MKNKVILSLILIFPLICFSQPKVKLGIDVLKEDYKFLVGKRVGLITNSTGVDSKLNSTIDIIYNLPGVKLVALFGPEHGVRGDISAGEKIESYVDSKTGLPFYSLYGKTRKPTKEMLKGIDVLVYDIQDIGVRSYTYISTMGLAMEAAAENNIQFVVLDRPNPLSGEKFEGSIVREDFISFIGQFPIPYIYGLTCGELATMINEEGWLSNKMKCDLKIVKMQGWNRSMRWEDTGLQWVPTSPHIPHYYSAQFYAATGILGELGVISEGVGYTLPFQLLGAEWIDENEISKNLNNLKLDGVTFRPVVWRPFYGNFQGKVLHGVQVHITDFQKCNLTSIQFYFLQELKKLYPDKDVFELAKPERIRMFDLATGWDNIRKIFSQNFNYNSIKEFWEKEADEFKTKARKYFIY from the coding sequence ATGAAAAATAAAGTTATTTTATCCCTGATTTTGATTTTTCCATTAATTTGTTTTTCCCAGCCGAAAGTAAAATTGGGCATTGATGTTCTAAAAGAAGATTACAAGTTTTTAGTCGGCAAAAGAGTTGGTTTAATCACTAATTCAACTGGTGTTGACTCAAAATTAAATTCAACCATCGATATAATTTACAATCTACCCGGAGTAAAATTAGTTGCTCTATTTGGTCCAGAACATGGAGTTCGTGGAGATATATCAGCCGGTGAAAAAATTGAAAGCTATGTGGATTCCAAAACTGGATTACCTTTTTATTCGCTTTACGGAAAGACAAGAAAACCAACAAAAGAAATGTTGAAAGGAATTGATGTTTTAGTCTATGACATTCAAGATATCGGGGTTAGATCATATACCTACATTAGCACAATGGGATTGGCAATGGAAGCAGCTGCAGAGAACAATATTCAATTCGTCGTTCTCGATAGACCAAACCCACTGTCTGGTGAAAAGTTTGAAGGTTCAATAGTCAGAGAAGATTTCATTTCTTTCATCGGTCAATTTCCAATTCCATACATTTATGGTTTAACTTGCGGCGAGCTTGCAACTATGATTAATGAAGAGGGTTGGTTATCGAATAAAATGAAATGTGATCTGAAAATTGTAAAAATGCAAGGATGGAATAGATCAATGAGATGGGAAGATACAGGATTACAATGGGTTCCGACTTCACCACATATTCCACATTACTATTCAGCTCAATTTTATGCAGCAACAGGAATTTTAGGAGAACTCGGCGTAATTTCCGAAGGTGTTGGTTATACTCTCCCATTTCAATTGCTTGGTGCTGAATGGATTGATGAAAATGAGATTTCAAAAAATTTGAACAATCTTAAATTAGATGGCGTAACTTTCAGACCTGTTGTCTGGCGTCCATTTTATGGCAACTTTCAGGGGAAAGTATTGCATGGTGTTCAAGTTCACATAACAGATTTTCAAAAATGTAATTTAACATCAATTCAATTTTATTTTTTGCAAGAATTGAAAAAACTTTATCCCGACAAAGATGTTTTCGAGTTAGCGAAACCAGAAAGAATCAGAATGTTCGATCTTGCAACTGGATGGGATAATATCAGAAAAATTTTCAGTCAGAATTTTAATTACAATTCAATTAAAGAATTTTGGGAAAAAGAAGCAGATGAGTTTAAGACAAAAGCTCGGAAATATTTTATTTATTAG
- a CDS encoding Ig-like domain-containing protein, with amino-acid sequence MRKLILLCSTVLLIFSGCANQLPPGGGPVDRESPEVIRTFPENGTINFNKNYVEFEFSEYINKRSLMNSIFISPYLSDEVEQKWSGRKLRLIFPEKLKENQTYVISLGTDITDLRGNKLNETFTLTFSTGLKIDQGIISGRVYDKKPDGIMIYFYLIDTLKQFVDYTQKKPDFICQTSKDGSFILSGLPNGLYRIIAVREQMKNLIYDINEDEIGLPYKDFELNDTSRIIRNVQFEMIKIDTIKPTLNSVRFIDLNHLLLNFSEPIDTSSFNIENCFIYDSLENEKFNPLGFFLSDKNSIMLVTPKMKSNYDYVLSLKGLKDLSGNELDSIQSTFYSEMISDTIPVTIKSIQGNFSSSSLEFFNPEISINFNDLVYYDNFLEALLISDTAGNKIRFELTRQDSANFKIKLEPQKQKERVLIRINLSFLEDFSGKKLDSIYTKIFETNSEADYGTISGRLENRKEPDRNLLVEAKSINDTKIYSIETREDKYQIKNILPGNYFVKISIPFTKSNLSYKSFSNPFIYYPDTIKVKSRWPTTDVDFDLEELFR; translated from the coding sequence ATGAGAAAATTGATCTTATTGTGCAGCACAGTTCTTTTAATATTTTCTGGTTGTGCAAATCAATTACCGCCGGGTGGTGGACCTGTTGATAGAGAAAGTCCAGAGGTTATTCGCACCTTCCCTGAAAATGGAACAATTAATTTTAATAAAAACTATGTTGAGTTTGAGTTTAGCGAATACATAAATAAAAGAAGTTTGATGAATTCTATTTTTATCTCACCTTACCTTAGCGATGAAGTTGAACAAAAATGGTCTGGCAGAAAATTAAGATTAATCTTCCCTGAAAAACTAAAAGAGAACCAAACTTATGTAATTTCTCTTGGCACTGATATAACAGATTTAAGGGGGAATAAACTAAATGAAACTTTTACTTTAACTTTTTCAACCGGCTTAAAGATTGATCAGGGGATTATTTCAGGGAGAGTCTACGACAAAAAACCCGACGGAATTATGATTTATTTTTATTTAATCGATACTTTGAAACAATTTGTGGACTATACTCAGAAAAAACCCGATTTTATTTGTCAAACTTCAAAAGATGGCAGCTTTATTCTCTCAGGATTGCCGAACGGTTTATATCGAATAATTGCTGTAAGAGAACAAATGAAAAATCTTATTTATGATATTAATGAAGATGAAATTGGATTACCTTATAAAGATTTTGAATTAAATGATACTTCAAGAATTATTCGAAATGTTCAATTTGAAATGATAAAGATTGATACTATTAAACCAACACTCAATTCAGTTCGCTTTATAGATTTAAATCATTTGTTATTAAATTTTAGTGAGCCTATTGATACTTCTTCATTTAATATTGAAAATTGTTTTATTTACGATTCACTGGAAAATGAAAAGTTTAATCCGCTTGGCTTTTTCTTAAGTGATAAAAATTCAATTATGTTAGTTACGCCAAAAATGAAGAGTAATTATGATTATGTCTTAAGTCTGAAAGGATTAAAAGATTTATCTGGCAATGAATTGGATTCGATCCAAAGTACTTTTTATTCAGAAATGATTTCTGACACAATACCTGTAACAATCAAATCAATACAAGGTAATTTTTCATCATCATCTTTGGAATTTTTTAATCCAGAAATTTCAATCAATTTTAATGATTTAGTTTATTATGACAATTTTTTAGAAGCCTTATTGATTTCGGATACAGCAGGTAATAAAATCAGATTTGAATTAACCCGTCAGGACAGCGCAAACTTTAAAATTAAATTAGAACCTCAGAAGCAAAAAGAGAGAGTTTTAATTAGAATCAATTTAAGCTTCTTAGAAGATTTCTCAGGCAAGAAGCTGGATTCAATTTACACTAAAATATTTGAGACAAATAGTGAAGCAGATTATGGTACTATTTCTGGACGTTTGGAAAACAGAAAAGAGCCTGATAGAAATCTACTAGTCGAAGCAAAATCAATAAATGACACTAAAATTTATTCAATTGAAACAAGAGAGGATAAATATCAAATAAAAAACATCCTACCAGGAAATTATTTTGTTAAAATTTCAATTCCATTTACCAAATCAAATCTCAGTTATAAAAGTTTTTCAAATCCATTCATTTATTATCCGGATACAATTAAAGTGAAATCGAGATGGCCCACTACAGATGTTGATTTTGATCTGGAAGAATTATTCAGGTGA
- a CDS encoding dephospho-CoA kinase: MPKNKFLIAITGGLGTGKSLFAKYLLDKNEVVINSDAIAKKLMTTKPLIIDQIKKLLGNEAYLSENELNTKFIANQIFSNPDLHKKLTKIVHPPTIVEIQRLAQKEFNKRNRKRVFVESALVFEAGIEKKFDYIVLIKSDLNLRLQRTIERDKITPDEFFQRIQYQIDPDEAEEHSHFVIYNNGSLEELYSKFDFVYNLIKTLTEPKKK; encoded by the coding sequence ATGCCGAAAAATAAATTTTTGATTGCTATAACTGGCGGACTTGGAACAGGTAAATCACTCTTTGCTAAATACCTGTTAGATAAAAATGAAGTCGTCATTAATTCTGATGCAATTGCAAAAAAATTAATGACGACTAAACCTTTAATTATTGATCAAATCAAAAAACTTCTTGGGAACGAAGCCTACCTTTCTGAAAATGAGCTGAATACTAAATTTATTGCCAATCAAATTTTCTCAAATCCTGATTTACACAAAAAGCTTACTAAGATAGTTCATCCACCAACAATTGTTGAAATTCAGAGGCTGGCTCAAAAAGAGTTTAATAAAAGAAATCGTAAAAGAGTTTTTGTTGAATCTGCACTTGTTTTTGAAGCAGGTATTGAAAAGAAATTTGATTACATAGTTTTGATTAAATCGGATTTGAATTTACGTCTCCAAAGAACAATCGAAAGAGATAAAATAACTCCTGATGAATTTTTTCAGAGGATTCAATACCAAATTGATCCCGATGAAGCAGAAGAACATTCTCATTTTGTAATTTATAATAATGGTTCGCTTGAAGAACTTTACTCAAAATTTGATTTCGTCTACAATTTGATAAAAACACTTACAGAACCAAAAAAGAAATAA
- the tsaD gene encoding tRNA (adenosine(37)-N6)-threonylcarbamoyltransferase complex transferase subunit TsaD, which yields MIVLGIETSCDETSIGIIQDNRIITNEIYSQKIHSEFGGVVPEIASRAHLQKILPLLKDALKSASIDLNDIDLIAATAGPGLIGALIVGYCFANGLSLSLNIPFVPVNHIDGHLYSVFLENPDINFPYIALLVSGGNTALYLIEDFYQVKLLGNTIDDAAGEAFDKVGKLLGLKYPAGADIEKLANEGDENFHNFPIAELNGKYDFSFSGLKTSVLRFIEKNYPGGIGEVSKKNIAASFQKAVIEALVKKTIAAVEEFNVKNVAVVGGVASNKYLQKQLSEKLPSGTNLFVPSPKLCTDNGAMIAFAGLKSYQTNYYLQSKITQPFPN from the coding sequence ATGATAGTTTTAGGAATTGAGACCTCGTGCGATGAAACTTCAATTGGGATAATTCAAGACAACAGGATCATCACCAATGAAATTTATTCACAAAAAATTCATTCTGAGTTTGGTGGTGTTGTTCCAGAAATTGCGAGCAGAGCTCATCTTCAAAAAATTCTACCACTATTAAAGGATGCATTAAAATCAGCATCTATAGATTTAAATGATATTGATTTAATTGCTGCTACAGCAGGTCCAGGTTTAATTGGTGCATTGATCGTTGGTTATTGCTTTGCAAATGGTTTGAGTCTTTCATTAAATATTCCTTTTGTGCCGGTTAATCACATTGATGGACATCTGTATTCAGTCTTTTTAGAAAATCCCGATATCAATTTTCCATACATTGCATTGCTTGTTTCGGGTGGAAATACAGCTTTATATTTGATTGAAGATTTTTATCAAGTAAAACTTTTAGGAAACACAATTGATGATGCAGCCGGTGAAGCTTTTGATAAAGTTGGTAAACTTCTTGGACTGAAATACCCAGCAGGTGCAGATATCGAAAAACTGGCAAATGAAGGGGATGAAAATTTTCACAATTTTCCAATTGCTGAACTAAATGGTAAATATGATTTTAGTTTTAGTGGTTTGAAAACATCGGTGTTGAGATTTATCGAAAAAAATTATCCTGGTGGAATAGGTGAAGTTTCAAAGAAAAATATCGCTGCATCTTTTCAAAAAGCAGTCATTGAAGCATTGGTGAAAAAAACAATCGCTGCAGTAGAAGAATTTAATGTTAAGAATGTTGCAGTTGTTGGAGGAGTTGCATCAAATAAATACCTTCAAAAACAATTAAGTGAAAAATTACCATCAGGTACAAATTTATTTGTGCCTTCGCCAAAACTTTGTACAGATAATGGTGCAATGATTGCATTTGCCGGCTTGAAGTCGTACCAGACCAATTATTATCTCCAGTCAAAAATTACTCAACCTTTTCCTAATTGA
- a CDS encoding proline dehydrogenase has product MRFLNSAIIKLVELFPKSFIYLFASRYIAGERLEDAVKLVRELNSKNILATMDVLGEDTTNVEEANAAVEEAIKVLETINKEKLNSTLSIKLTQIGLKLDYNLCLENMKRILTKARELNNYIEIDMEDSSCTVDTINLFKQLRKEFSNCGMVMQAYLRKGEEYLKDTIDYLRGSSVRLCKGIYNEPPEIAFKGKQEIRDNYLKLLDYLFKENIYVGIATHDIKLINGAKELIKKYNKTNNDFEFQMLLGVKVDLRDKLAQEGFKVRVYVPYGTHWYRYSIRRMKENPELPIAIIKNIFAKRG; this is encoded by the coding sequence GTGAGATTTCTAAATTCAGCAATCATTAAATTAGTTGAGCTCTTCCCAAAATCTTTTATTTATCTTTTCGCATCTCGATACATTGCTGGTGAGCGCCTCGAAGATGCAGTAAAGTTAGTTCGAGAATTAAACTCTAAAAATATTTTAGCCACAATGGATGTGCTTGGTGAAGATACGACAAATGTGGAAGAAGCAAATGCAGCAGTTGAGGAAGCAATTAAAGTATTGGAAACGATTAATAAGGAAAAATTAAACTCAACTCTTTCCATAAAATTAACTCAAATTGGTTTGAAGTTAGATTATAATTTGTGTCTTGAGAATATGAAAAGAATTTTGACAAAAGCAAGAGAGCTGAATAATTATATAGAAATTGATATGGAAGATTCATCGTGTACAGTTGATACAATTAATCTTTTCAAACAACTTCGAAAAGAATTTTCGAATTGCGGTATGGTTATGCAGGCTTATTTGAGAAAAGGCGAAGAATATTTGAAAGATACAATCGATTATTTAAGAGGCAGCAGCGTCAGGCTTTGCAAAGGAATTTATAATGAACCTCCTGAAATTGCTTTTAAAGGAAAACAAGAAATTAGAGATAATTATCTGAAACTACTTGATTACCTTTTCAAAGAAAACATTTATGTTGGAATTGCTACTCACGATATAAAATTAATAAATGGTGCAAAAGAACTAATTAAAAAATACAACAAAACCAATAATGATTTTGAATTTCAAATGCTTCTGGGTGTAAAAGTAGATTTACGAGATAAATTAGCTCAAGAAGGATTTAAAGTTAGAGTTTATGTTCCTTACGGAACTCATTGGTATCGATATTCAATTCGAAGAATGAAAGAAAATCCGGAATTACCAATCGCAATAATTAAAAATATTTTTGCAAAAAGAGGATGA